The genomic window GGTTCTAAGACAGGTATTCGATGTATGAACTTGTGATGTTAGCTGTTGATCAATAATGTGATGGAATGATCTTCTGAGACTATCATGTTATAAATCATATATGTGAATTTTCCTTCGTAGAAATTTAGGATCGCTACACCTCCCCCATGCACTCTCCTCTATTCCACGGCTACATGGATCTCGAGTGGCGACGGCGATGGCATGGCGCAGTGCTGGAGCAACGGTGGTGGAGCAGCACATGACCGCACAGCCTCCCATGTGGCAGTTGCGTGGCCTCGTGGCAGAGAAATCCATGGCGAGATTCGGGCAATAGCGTGTCCTCCCCTCTGACAGCCGCGGCTtcatcctcccccccccccccccccacacacacacacaagatCCAGCGATGGCGGTGGTTCGTCGTCCATGGTGGGACCACCACATGGTGGCGGAGCCCTTTCGACCGATGTCGTGGTGAATCCAGAAATGACGATGGTGGACGTGGCGTGTCTGTGAGTAGCATATGTGACGGTGGCATGTCTACGAGCGGCTCAGCAGCGGCAACAGCATTCCCAGAAGCAGGCCTAGCATCGGGCCTGGGAGTGGGCTCGACGTCGGGCCTAGGCCTTTTTTCATTTTTTAAACGTATTTTCTCAGGCGGTCATTATGACCACCTCTGAAAAATGGATTAACAAAGACATTGACTTGGAGGCGGACGTGTTGCCCGTCTATAGAAACCAAATATGGCCGCCTCCAAAAAATGTTTTAGGTGGTAATGCTAAGTACTtcccgtgtgtgtgtgtgtgtgtgtgtatatatatatatatatataaagatagTATCTTGCTTATATGTACATTTTAGTAGTACTTTATGAGTAATGTACTAGGTGGTATAATATTTTTTGCAGCACTGAACGTAACTTTGCCGCCGTATGTGTGTATAAAATTGACTGGTTTGAGGTATGAACCTATCCACTGTTCGATTTGAGATCCTTATTTTTTATTTAGGATGACGCCATTCCTTCTATATTGTTACCTTGGTTAGTTCAAATTGAACTTACAAACATTATTGAATACTAGAGGATGAAAGGAGTATTATACTAACCATGTGCTGTCAGTACATTTCTTTTTCCAATTTTTATATGATATATGTTATTGAATGCCTGTGATCAAATGTGGCGCTTATTAATCTCTATTTATAATGCTTTAAGGCAGCAATCCATAGCAGAGCGGCAAATGCACGTCGATCTGGAGCACAAGTAAAATAATATATACCATCTGGCAATACTTCACGTCTACGTACCTGTCCCTTTCCACACAATACAGCGTAGAAGCACCGTACCGTATCGATTCAAACTTACAACTTACAAGAATAATACACGTCTGTAGCTATATATACCCGTACCACCCAGCTCCAATCACCAAATCAATAGGCAtagtgcacagcagcagcaggccagcatCAGCAACCAATTCACAGGCCTGTTCGATCCAGTGATCGACCATGGCTACCCTCAAGGCATCAATCTTGGCAATCCTAGGCTTCGCCTTCTTATGCGGTGCTGCCCTCGCTGCTCGTGACCTGAACGACGACTCAGCCATGGTGGCGAGGCATGAGCAATGGATGGCGCGGTACAACCGCATCTACAAAGACGCCACCGAGAAGGCTCAGCGGTTCGAGGTGTTCAAGGCTAATGTTAAGTACATCGAGTCGTTTAACGCTGGTGAGAACCGCAAGTTCTGGCTCGGCGTCAACCAGTTCGCCGACCTTACCAACGACGAGTTCAGGGCTACCAAGACCAACAAGGGTTTCAAACCTAGCCCTGTGAAGATCCCTACCGGATTTAGGTATGAGAATGTTAGCGTCGATGCGCTTCTGGCGACCATCGACTGGAGGACCAAGGGTGCCGTCACTCCCATCAAGGATCAAGGCCAATGTGGTAAGTACATTTACAAGCAAGACTTGTAGCAACACTATTCTGAAGTACTCCTAAATTAAAGTGCTATATGTTATGACATACGTTGAAACATAACAATCAATTGCAGGCTGCTGCTGGGCGTTCTCAGCCGTGGCTGCCACAGAAGGCATCGTGAAAATCAGCACCGGCAAGCTCACCTCCCTCTCGGAACAAGAGTTGGTGGATTGCGATGTCCATGGTGAGGATCAAGGCTGTGAGGGTGGTTTGATGGACGATGCTTTCAAGTTTATCATCAAGAACGGCGGCCTAACCACGGAGTCCAGCTATCCTTACACGGCTGCAGATGGCAAGTGCAAGAGTGGATCAAATAGTGCTGCAACCATCAAGGGCTTTGAGGATGTGCCGGCAAACGATGAGGCTGCCCTGATGAAGGCTGTGGCGAACCAGCCCGTGTCGGTGGCAGTGGATGGTGGAGACATGACATTCCAGTTCTACTCTGGTGGTGTGATGACCGGCTCATGCGGTACTGACTTGGACCATGGGATTGCAGCCATTGGTTATGGACAGACCAGTGATGGCACCAAGTACTGGCTGATGAAGAACTCATGGGGCACGACTTGGGGGGAGAATGGTTACCTGAGAATGGAGAAGGATATTTCAGACAAGAGGGGCATGTGTGGCCTAGCCATGGAGCCTTCCTACCCCACTGAGTAGGCAGAACCTTCATAAGCCTTAAGATCGTACATGAACATGACGGAATAAATCGACTATGTATATACAGCTGGTTCATACATATGCTTCTATACGTAAATTGTATTTCAAATTGATATCCTAAATGTACTGTACAATTCTATTTATTAAAAAACATGTAATGTGCTGAATGTGCAATGATTAATCATGAATACATCCTGGTTATTTTCTTGGAGCGAATATTCAGAAATGGCCAAGGGCAACACAGAGTATCATGGGCAAATGGGGTGAATTGGGACTAACTAAAATTTATTCAAGAATATGTAGGAACCTAATCCTATAATTGAAGTTCAAAATAACATTAGCCTATCATTCTAGTCAAGACGTCATACCCTACATTCTAGGTGTAACATTAAGCTACACAATGAGCAAGCTATTGGACATTTCAAGATGGTAAATACTTAGTAGATGAAGAAATCTACAATAAAACGCTAAATTCTTGAAGTATTGAGTTGGTGGAACTCTTCCCCAATACTTGTAGGAGCACCTCACTAAATTGTATAGGTCCTTCTCGAGGCACTCTAAGAGTAATGTCCTCACGAATTAAATGCACTTCTGCATCTCCAGATAGGCAATCACTAAGAACAACTCCAGTTACCAAGATTTGCTTGGTATTGACAAgcgccaagagtaacaagccccAAGCTTCACTTAACCCAAATCAAGCTTAAACTACAACTGGATATGGACAGCCTGCTACTGTCAACCATCCATGAAACTATAGACGACTCACGAGATCTGGTGGTGCATAATTCCACTTCGGCAGGAGGTCAAGAGGTGGAGGTACATGTGGCCGCCTCTAAAGATGGATTGGGTTGTCTCCAAAAAAACAGTTTTGAACTAGTGTGTggaaaagaaatatcaagaaaaACATTGGTAATTAAAATGTCTCATGTAAACATTGATGTGCCATCATACATGCAAACCTGATAGGCGAAGCTTTCTTCTATGTGTTGTTATGTTATTGACTAGCTCATTATATTCCTCAGAAACTTATATTCCTAAAGCAAATAAGTGGATCATTACACTCAGGGCTAGAATTGTATGTGTCACACTATCACCATCCCATCCTTGAACCAAACTACTAGTACAAAAAAGGATTTCTGAAGACAACCCCTCTTATTTACAGATGCAGGCCAAAAGTGTTTCTGTCTCCTAAAACGCCTTTCCAGTTTCAAAGGCGGTAACTAAGTCCATTAAGGAGACAACCAATCAACAAGCATCTCAGT from Miscanthus floridulus cultivar M001 unplaced genomic scaffold, ASM1932011v1 fs_471_1_2, whole genome shotgun sequence includes these protein-coding regions:
- the LOC136531888 gene encoding senescence-specific cysteine protease SAG39-like; the encoded protein is MATLKASILAILGFAFLCGAALAARDLNDDSAMVARHEQWMARYNRIYKDATEKAQRFEVFKANVKYIESFNAGENRKFWLGVNQFADLTNDEFRATKTNKGFKPSPVKIPTGFRYENVSVDALLATIDWRTKGAVTPIKDQGQCGCCWAFSAVAATEGIVKISTGKLTSLSEQELVDCDVHGEDQGCEGGLMDDAFKFIIKNGGLTTESSYPYTAADGKCKSGSNSAATIKGFEDVPANDEAALMKAVANQPVSVAVDGGDMTFQFYSGGVMTGSCGTDLDHGIAAIGYGQTSDGTKYWLMKNSWGTTWGENGYLRMEKDISDKRGMCGLAMEPSYPTE